The Clostridium sp. AWRP genome has a window encoding:
- a CDS encoding ATP-binding cassette domain-containing protein has protein sequence MSSEKIAVKNVSKKIGKKTILENISFNVHEGDICGFIGPNGAGKTTMIRIITNLISPTEGEVTINGTNVVKERKNALLKLGAIVEEPIFFPYMSGRKNLQNLAMLNPGMSKFEQKEKVEEVLKIVDLQDRGCDKVKTYSLGMKQRLGIAQALLNNPEVIILDEPANGLDPMGMRDLRELIFKLQKEKKITFFISSHLLDELQQLCNRFVVINKGKLVWQGSKDDLESMGKSGRLEDAFIKLVSGC, from the coding sequence ATGTCAAGTGAAAAAATTGCAGTTAAAAATGTGAGCAAAAAAATAGGGAAAAAAACTATATTAGAAAACATTTCCTTCAATGTTCATGAAGGTGATATCTGCGGCTTTATTGGACCCAACGGTGCAGGAAAAACTACTATGATTAGAATAATAACAAATCTAATTTCACCTACGGAAGGAGAAGTAACTATAAACGGAACTAATGTAGTAAAAGAAAGAAAAAATGCATTATTAAAACTTGGAGCAATAGTTGAAGAACCTATATTCTTTCCATATATGTCAGGAAGAAAAAATCTTCAGAACTTAGCTATGTTAAATCCAGGTATGTCAAAGTTTGAACAAAAAGAAAAGGTGGAGGAGGTTTTAAAGATAGTAGACCTTCAAGATAGAGGCTGTGATAAAGTTAAAACTTATTCCTTAGGAATGAAGCAGAGACTTGGTATTGCACAAGCACTTTTAAACAATCCAGAAGTAATTATTTTAGATGAACCTGCAAATGGACTTGATCCAATGGGCATGAGAGATTTAAGAGAACTTATATTTAAGCTCCAAAAAGAAAAGAAAATAACTTTCTTTATATCAAGTCATTTGTTAGATGAACTTCAACAGCTTTGCAATAGATTTGTAGTAATAAACAAAGGAAAACTTGTATGGCAGGGAAGTAAGGATGACCTAGAATCAATGGGCAAAAGCGGCAGATTAGAGGAT
- a CDS encoding response regulator transcription factor has protein sequence MREKILVVDDEEDIISFLKDSLEEDDYEVFTASSGEEALEKIKFYPDLILLDIMMPGKSGYEVCNDIRDIVSCPIIFLTAKGEERDIIKGLASGGDDYIQKPFSLRQLKARIHAHLRREKRNTNNCEKANLYFKNVSINLRNREVYCNGQLVILTKKEFDIIEFLSVNCGQVFSKEQIYEKVWGYDAEGDSASVAEHVKKIRHKIQSFDTEEEYISTVWGVGYKWEK, from the coding sequence TTGAGAGAAAAAATATTAGTAGTAGATGATGAAGAGGATATAATATCTTTTTTAAAAGATTCATTGGAGGAAGATGATTATGAAGTTTTTACTGCTTCTAGTGGTGAAGAAGCCTTGGAAAAAATAAAGTTTTATCCAGATTTAATATTGCTTGATATCATGATGCCAGGTAAAAGTGGATATGAGGTATGTAATGATATAAGAGATATAGTAAGCTGTCCAATTATCTTTTTAACTGCTAAAGGAGAAGAAAGAGACATAATTAAGGGTCTTGCTTCTGGTGGAGATGATTATATTCAAAAGCCATTTAGTTTAAGACAATTAAAAGCAAGAATACACGCTCATTTAAGAAGAGAAAAAAGAAACACAAATAATTGTGAAAAGGCTAATTTATATTTTAAAAATGTAAGTATAAACTTAAGAAATAGAGAAGTTTATTGTAATGGCCAGTTAGTAATTTTAACTAAGAAGGAATTTGATATAATTGAATTTTTATCAGTAAATTGTGGACAAGTTTTTTCAAAGGAACAGATATATGAGAAAGTATGGGGTTATGATGCTGAAGGAGATTCAGCATCGGTAGCGGAGCATGTTAAAAAGATAAGACATAAGATTCAAAGCTTTGATACTGAAGAAGAATATATTTCTACTGTCTGGGGAGTAGGGTATAAGTGGGAAAAGTAA
- a CDS encoding CDP-alcohol phosphatidyltransferase family protein: MIINSAANCISVLRIFLAIMMLFVRPLSESFFVIFLACQITDVLDGYLARKTHTQSKLGDNLDSIGDFIMILVLIIVLYPVIKPTIRIIIWVAIIAMIKIISMIVIFIKYKTFEMLHTYGNKFTGFILFVFIISLAFVQSNMIIYIVCTIASISAIEELLINLSSSELQINRKSLFTK, translated from the coding sequence ATGATAATTAATTCAGCAGCAAATTGCATATCGGTTTTAAGAATATTTCTTGCAATTATGATGTTATTTGTAAGACCTTTGAGTGAATCATTTTTTGTAATTTTTCTTGCTTGTCAAATTACTGATGTTCTTGATGGATATTTAGCAAGAAAAACACATACCCAAAGCAAACTAGGTGATAATCTTGATTCTATTGGGGATTTTATAATGATATTGGTATTAATAATTGTACTGTACCCAGTTATTAAACCGACAATTAGAATTATCATCTGGGTTGCCATTATAGCAATGATTAAAATAATATCAATGATAGTGATATTTATAAAGTATAAAACTTTTGAGATGCTTCATACTTATGGAAACAAATTCACAGGATTTATACTGTTTGTGTTTATAATATCACTTGCTTTTGTGCAATCAAATATGATTATTTATATAGTTTGTACTATTGCAAGTATTTCTGCTATTGAGGAATTATTGATTAATTTATCTTCAAGTGAATTACAAATAAATAGGAAAAGTTTATTTACAAAATAA
- a CDS encoding DUF5391 family protein produces MIEQKNKCKVIFITLVSAVLFCLLIVMISLSPLSKSGLHANKFNSFGMWSSVGIILLFYIVPLMIYILGIRAVRFVLAFVLAIGILSDFSLITVVFISNLFAKNLLYTLIGVICIASLIVNAIWFLVVFHSSSK; encoded by the coding sequence ATGATAGAACAAAAAAATAAGTGTAAGGTTATTTTTATAACATTAGTTTCTGCAGTACTTTTTTGCTTACTGATAGTTATGATATCTCTTTCACCACTTTCTAAATCCGGTCTACATGCCAATAAATTCAATTCTTTTGGCATGTGGTCATCTGTAGGTATTATTTTATTATTTTATATAGTACCTTTAATGATTTATATATTAGGAATAAGAGCAGTGAGATTTGTATTGGCATTTGTTCTTGCAATTGGAATATTATCAGATTTTTCATTAATAACAGTTGTTTTTATTTCTAATTTGTTTGCTAAAAATTTATTATATACATTAATAGGAGTTATTTGCATTGCATCATTAATTGTAAATGCTATTTGGTTTTTGGTAGTATTTCATTCATCATCAAAATGA
- a CDS encoding response regulator transcription factor → MYNIMLIEDDKKLNSLIRNHLKKYGYQTCCVNNFCDIKTEFIKNNPHLVLMDINLPLYDGFYWCRDIRTISNVPIIFLSARNSDMDQVMAIENGGDDYITKPFSYEVLIAKIKGVIRRVYGSYSENSSSEVFESNGLFLHLNQNIVEYQSKKIELSKKEFQLLYSLIKNANKIVSRESLLEVLWNDVDFVDDNTLSVNITRVRKRLEELGITKVIETKRGQGYKIVPNW, encoded by the coding sequence ATGTACAATATAATGCTAATTGAAGATGATAAAAAATTAAATAGTCTTATAAGAAATCATCTTAAGAAGTATGGATATCAAACTTGCTGTGTAAATAATTTTTGTGATATAAAAACTGAATTTATTAAAAATAACCCCCATCTTGTTCTCATGGACATTAACTTACCCTTATATGATGGCTTTTACTGGTGCAGAGATATAAGAACAATATCTAATGTACCTATAATATTTCTTTCAGCTAGAAATTCTGATATGGATCAAGTTATGGCCATTGAAAATGGAGGGGATGATTATATAACCAAACCTTTTTCCTACGAAGTACTCATTGCAAAAATAAAAGGAGTTATAAGAAGAGTTTATGGCAGTTATTCCGAAAACAGCAGCAGTGAAGTATTTGAATCAAATGGACTTTTTTTGCATTTAAATCAAAACATAGTAGAATATCAAAGTAAAAAAATAGAACTTAGCAAAAAAGAATTTCAACTTTTATACTCTCTGATCAAAAATGCAAATAAAATTGTCTCCAGAGAAAGTTTGCTAGAAGTTTTATGGAATGATGTAGATTTTGTTGATGACAATACCTTATCTGTTAACATTACCCGAGTTAGGAAAAGGCTTGAAGAACTTGGAATTACTAAAGTTATTGAAACCAAGCGTGGGCAAGGTTATAAAATAGTACCTAATTGGTAA
- a CDS encoding sensor histidine kinase, translating into MNFKDFLKDKIPFAVIYFLTTAAVILVMYLTLIINKIELMNNNILYAWLISIIFFILFLIYDYLKNKHFYNQLNIMLNSNEDLDNILNIGSCSTREQEIFKKLLLKTYKICSERTIKYEETHKEYINFINKWVHQMKTPVSVMNLILQDEINEDNRALFDSILEENEKLSHGLDMMLCNARVNEFNLDFNVESLNIISIVRNVLNDNKKALIRNHVFPKITSDTDITVETDKKWIYFVINQIVINAIKYSKLKIQDNKYITFKIKDENSKIMLSISDEGIGIPKEDLNRVFNAFFTGKNGRKSDESTGMGMYLTKKICDKLGHEILVESEEGKGSTFSIVFFKGKNLFKF; encoded by the coding sequence ATGAATTTTAAAGACTTTCTTAAGGATAAGATACCTTTTGCAGTAATTTATTTTTTAACTACTGCTGCAGTTATACTTGTAATGTATCTTACTTTAATCATAAACAAAATTGAACTTATGAATAATAACATACTTTATGCGTGGTTAATTTCAATAATCTTTTTTATACTATTTTTGATATATGACTACTTAAAAAATAAACATTTTTATAATCAACTTAACATAATGCTAAATTCAAATGAAGATTTAGATAATATACTTAATATAGGAAGTTGCAGCACTCGTGAGCAGGAAATATTTAAAAAACTCTTGCTTAAAACTTATAAAATATGTAGTGAAAGAACTATAAAATACGAAGAAACACACAAAGAATACATAAATTTTATAAATAAATGGGTACATCAAATGAAAACTCCTGTATCTGTTATGAATCTCATACTTCAAGATGAAATAAATGAAGATAATAGAGCTCTATTTGACAGTATATTAGAAGAAAATGAAAAGTTATCTCATGGTCTTGATATGATGCTTTGTAATGCAAGAGTTAATGAATTTAATCTGGATTTTAATGTAGAAAGCTTAAACATTATATCCATTGTTAGAAATGTTTTAAATGACAATAAGAAAGCGCTCATAAGGAACCATGTATTTCCTAAAATTACATCTGATACAGATATAACAGTAGAAACAGATAAAAAATGGATTTACTTTGTAATAAATCAAATAGTTATAAATGCTATAAAATATTCAAAGCTGAAAATTCAGGACAACAAATATATTACATTTAAAATCAAGGATGAAAATTCAAAAATTATGTTATCCATAAGTGATGAAGGAATAGGTATACCAAAAGAAGATTTAAATAGAGTATTTAATGCTTTCTTTACAGGTAAAAATGGAAGAAAAAGTGATGAATCTACAGGTATGGGAATGTATCTTACAAAAAAAATATGTGACAAACTTGGTCATGAAATCCTTGTAGAATCGGAAGAAGGCAAAGGTTCCACCTTTTCTATTGTATTTTTCAAGGGTAAAAACTTGTTTAAATTTTAA
- a CDS encoding ABC transporter ATP-binding protein, whose product MSVLKAENISKIYGDKRGSLQVKALDKFNISIDEGEFVGVMGPSGSGKSTLLNILATIDTPTSGELFINEINPEKLDEKKAALFRRKELGFIFQDFNLLDSLSIKENIILPLVLNKTNTHEIEKKVDDIASLLNIRKILDKRPYETSGGQQQRAACARALIHSPSIILADEPTGNLDSKASQDVMESLTNLNNERKATIMMVTHDPFAASFCKRIIMIKDGRFFLEIVKGGNRQAFFKEIMDSLTLIGGHYNDIA is encoded by the coding sequence ATGTCAGTATTAAAAGCTGAAAATATAAGTAAAATTTATGGTGATAAAAGAGGAAGCTTACAGGTAAAAGCCCTTGATAAATTTAATATTAGCATAGATGAAGGAGAATTTGTAGGGGTCATGGGGCCTTCAGGAAGTGGGAAAAGTACCCTTTTAAATATTCTTGCAACAATAGATACTCCAACCTCAGGAGAACTTTTCATAAATGAAATTAATCCAGAAAAACTTGACGAAAAGAAAGCTGCACTATTTAGGAGAAAGGAACTTGGATTCATATTTCAAGATTTCAATTTACTAGATTCCCTATCAATAAAGGAAAATATAATACTTCCACTAGTACTTAATAAAACAAATACTCATGAAATAGAAAAAAAAGTAGATGATATTGCTTCACTTTTAAATATAAGAAAGATTTTAGATAAAAGGCCTTATGAAACTTCAGGTGGCCAGCAGCAAAGAGCCGCTTGTGCAAGAGCACTAATTCATAGTCCATCTATAATACTTGCAGATGAACCTACTGGAAATCTTGATTCTAAAGCTTCTCAGGATGTTATGGAATCTTTGACTAATTTAAATAATGAAAGAAAAGCAACTATAATGATGGTTACTCATGATCCTTTTGCAGCCAGCTTTTGTAAAAGAATAATAATGATTAAGGACGGAAGATTCTTTTTAGAAATTGTAAAAGGAGGTAATCGTCAAGCTTTCTTCAAGGAAATTATGGATTCACTTACTTTAATAGGAGGTCATTATAATGACATTGCATAA
- a CDS encoding ABC transporter permease, with the protein MTLHNIAVKNIKGNLNKFIMYYLSNTFVVMVFFIFGNFLLNPKASSLKNMGQAGAIMTETVYLCEFVILIFTVVFTNYSISSFLKSREKEFGLLSMFGLTKSQVRNYVIFENFIVSLFSITTGVIFGILFSKLFFMAISAILILNAEIPFTISIKAVLLTSVCFLVLFQITCLKASYKIKSNNIIELLKGSRVAKPVPKFSSKKSVLSIILIVFGYILAVFSGQAIVLTMFPILIVVVTGTYMLYSQFSIYITSKLKNNNKIFYKGINMITLSQIIYKLSDNTKILFAVSILSAVTLTASASVYSFQKTVQKQTMLDYPQDISFIENGLNAHNVISPKEVEKVFKSYGNEIKYKSKIILIKATNNDLSSNKHSNFEELVNRKNFYIMSNTDYNVLASEQKKTPIKLNNGEVIVHYHNVIATKDTKLFADKNYLKLNTEDTSINLKLKNEINGGIINKDKQNSNTAVISDDDFKKLKADIKDDNLQVYYGYTIKNGFKAVNSVSKIKSEIPKEMKNSFSERVLSFSKMMEVMSTFFFIGTFISVLFFIATCSIIYFKLFNEIQNDKHEFTALKKMGMSTDEIKKIVSTQCFIMFFLPFAVSFIHTSFAIKALSNILQTSLSLYLMIIVGIYFLLQTIYFFFSRTMYVKQINTWQ; encoded by the coding sequence ATGACATTGCATAACATCGCTGTTAAAAATATAAAGGGAAATTTAAATAAATTTATAATGTACTATTTAAGCAATACTTTTGTAGTTATGGTATTTTTCATATTTGGAAATTTTCTTTTAAATCCTAAGGCTTCCAGTTTAAAAAACATGGGCCAGGCTGGAGCAATTATGACAGAAACAGTTTATCTTTGTGAGTTTGTAATACTCATATTCACAGTTGTATTTACTAACTACTCCATATCAAGTTTTTTAAAATCAAGAGAAAAGGAATTTGGACTTTTATCAATGTTTGGACTGACAAAAAGCCAGGTAAGAAATTATGTTATTTTTGAAAACTTCATTGTTTCTTTATTTTCAATAACAACAGGGGTCATCTTTGGTATTCTTTTTTCCAAATTATTTTTTATGGCAATTTCAGCTATTTTGATTTTGAATGCTGAAATCCCCTTTACCATATCAATTAAAGCTGTACTATTAACTTCAGTATGTTTTTTAGTATTGTTTCAAATAACCTGTTTAAAAGCAAGTTATAAGATAAAGAGCAATAATATAATAGAACTTTTAAAAGGCTCACGGGTTGCAAAGCCAGTACCTAAATTTTCTAGTAAAAAATCAGTTTTATCTATAATATTAATTGTATTTGGATACATTTTAGCGGTTTTTTCAGGTCAGGCTATTGTACTCACTATGTTCCCTATTTTAATTGTAGTAGTAACTGGCACCTATATGCTGTACTCTCAATTCAGCATATACATTACAAGTAAACTTAAAAATAATAATAAAATCTTTTATAAAGGCATCAATATGATAACACTGTCTCAAATAATATATAAACTCAGTGACAATACAAAAATACTATTTGCTGTTTCAATACTTTCAGCTGTAACCTTGACAGCTTCTGCAAGCGTATACTCATTTCAAAAAACTGTACAAAAACAAACTATGCTAGACTACCCACAAGACATAAGTTTTATTGAAAATGGATTAAATGCACACAATGTAATATCTCCTAAAGAAGTAGAAAAAGTTTTTAAATCCTATGGAAATGAAATAAAATATAAAAGTAAAATTATTCTTATAAAAGCAACTAATAATGACTTATCTTCAAATAAGCACTCAAATTTTGAAGAACTCGTAAATAGAAAAAATTTCTATATTATGTCCAATACTGATTATAATGTTTTAGCAAGTGAGCAAAAGAAAACACCTATTAAATTAAATAATGGTGAAGTAATTGTTCACTATCATAATGTCATTGCAACTAAAGATACAAAATTATTTGCTGATAAAAATTATTTAAAATTAAATACCGAAGATACTTCCATAAATTTAAAGCTTAAAAATGAAATAAATGGTGGAATAATTAATAAGGATAAACAGAACTCTAATACTGCAGTAATAAGCGATGATGACTTTAAGAAACTTAAAGCTGATATTAAGGATGATAATCTTCAAGTTTATTATGGTTATACTATAAAAAATGGATTTAAAGCAGTAAATTCAGTATCAAAGATAAAAAGTGAAATTCCAAAGGAAATGAAAAACAGTTTTTCTGAAAGAGTATTAAGCTTTTCTAAAATGATGGAAGTTATGTCTACATTTTTCTTCATAGGAACCTTTATTTCAGTATTGTTCTTTATAGCAACCTGCAGCATAATATACTTTAAATTATTTAATGAAATTCAAAATGATAAGCATGAATTTACAGCTCTTAAAAAAATGGGAATGTCTACAGATGAAATAAAAAAAATAGTAAGTACTCAATGCTTTATAATGTTCTTTCTCCCTTTTGCAGTATCCTTTATTCACACTAGTTTTGCAATAAAGGCCTTAAGCAATATATTACAAACAAGCCTTAGCCTTTATTTAATGATTATAGTTGGAATTTATTTTCTACTCCAGACAATTTACTTTTTCTTTTCAAGGACTATGTATGTAAAGCAAATAAATACATGGCAGTAG